In Planctomycetota bacterium, the DNA window CGTTGTGCGGTGCGCTATCCGACACGGTTCAGCCACTCCGATTCCAGTGCGTCCAGCTCGGCCTTGGCACCGTCCCGCTCGGCGTTGATGCCGGCCGCCCGCACCGCGTCCTTCCAGATCTCCGGGTCATCCAGCGTGCGATCGAGCCCCGCCACGGCCCCCTCCAGCTCGGCGATGCGTTCCTCCAGCGCGTCCACCGACATCCACGAGTACTTGCTCTTGCCGGGCTTCGGCCGCGCCGAGCCATTAGTCGTCGGCGTGCGTGCATTCGTGGACGCGGATCGCTCGGGCTTCTTCGGCGCGGCCCCATTGCGGGTCGACGACGCTGCGGGTGCGCGGCTCTCGAGCCACCGGCTCCAGTTGCCCAGGAAGACCTTGACGCCGCCCCTGCCGTCGAACACCAGCAGGTTGTCGCACACCGCGTCCACGAGCGCCCGGTCGTGGCTCACGATGATCAGGGTGCCCTCGAAGGCCCCGCGTTTCTTGGCCGTCGCGGGCGACAGCATCGCCTCGAGCCGCTCGGCGCTGGGGATGTCCAGGTGGTTGGTGGGCTCATCAAGCACTAGAACGTTGCGGCCGCACGCCAGCAGCCCCGCGAGGGCGGCCCGCGCCTTCTCGCCGCCCGACATCTCGAAGAGCGGTGCTTCCTGGCGATCGCCCGAGAAGAGGAACGCGCCGGCGAGGTCCCGCGACTCCTGCTCGCTGAGCGTCCTGGGCCTGTCGGGGCCCTCGTCCTCGTCGGCGATGCGGGCGACCGTCCGCTGGATGTACCGGGGCACGGTCAGCTCGGGGTCCATGTCGTCGCGGCTCTGCGAAAAGTACCCAACCTTCAGCCCCGAACCGTGCTTGACCGCGCCCGCCGTCGGCTCGCGTCGGCCCAGCAGGCACTCGACGAGCGTGCTCTTGCCCGCGCCATTGGGGCCGACGATGCCCCAGCGCTCGCCCCGCGAGATCTTGATGTCCAGGTCGCGGAAGAGCGTGAGCGTGGAGCCGTCGTCCCGCGGGAACTCCATCGCCAGGCCGCTGGCGGTCAGCACGACGTCGCCCGTCCGGGGCGCCGGCGGGATGCTGGGCTCGAAGACCGCCAACTCCACGGGGCGTTCGATGGTCGAGTCGGCGCGGGCTCGTTCGAGGCGGCTCTCGCGGCCCCGCGCCTGCTTGGCCCGCTGGCCCGCCTTGTACTTGTCGATGAAGGCCTGCTCCTGGCGGAACTTGGTCTGCTGCCGCTCCCACGCCTCCATCTGCGTGCGGAGCCGATCGACCCGCAGCGTGCGGAAGGCGTCGTAGCCGCCGGGGTAGGTGATCACGCGGCCGCGCTCGACCTCGGCGACGCGCTGGGCCACCCGCTTGAGCACCGAGCGGTCGTGGGCGATCAGCACCACCGCGCCCTTGAACGTGTCGACGAGGAACTCCTCGAGCCAGATGCGGCCGTGCACGTCGAGGTGGTTGGTGGGCTCGTCCATGAGGAGCACGTCGGGCTCGGTGAGCAGCGCCCGGGCGAGCGCGAGCCGGGCCCGCTGGCCGCCGCTGAGCTTGGCGACCGGCAGCGTGAACTGCGCATCGACGAAGCCCAGCCCGTGCAGCACCTCGTCGATGCGATGGTCGACCGCGTATCCACCGGCGGCCTGGATGCGGGACTCGAGCCGCGCTTGCTCGGCCAGCAGCTTCTGCATGGCCTCGCCGGTGGCGTCGCCGAGCTTCTCGAACACGGCCTCGAGCTGGTGGTGCAGCCGGCTGAGCTCCTCGAAGGCCTCGGCGGCGTGCTCGCGGAGCGTGACGCCCTCGGGCACCTCGGGGGTCTGCGCGAGGTAGGCGATCCGTGCGCCCCGCTGGCGGTTGACCTCGCCGGCGTCGGGCTGGAGCACGCCGGCCAGGATCTTCAGCAGGCTCGACTTGCC includes these proteins:
- a CDS encoding ABC-F family ATP-binding cassette domain-containing protein; protein product: MPILAASNLALSYGDDVILQGCALSIEPQERVAIVGANGTGKSSLLKILAGVLQPDAGEVNRQRGARIAYLAQTPEVPEGVTLREHAAEAFEELSRLHHQLEAVFEKLGDATGEAMQKLLAEQARLESRIQAAGGYAVDHRIDEVLHGLGFVDAQFTLPVAKLSGGQRARLALARALLTEPDVLLMDEPTNHLDVHGRIWLEEFLVDTFKGAVVLIAHDRSVLKRVAQRVAEVERGRVITYPGGYDAFRTLRVDRLRTQMEAWERQQTKFRQEQAFIDKYKAGQRAKQARGRESRLERARADSTIERPVELAVFEPSIPPAPRTGDVVLTASGLAMEFPRDDGSTLTLFRDLDIKISRGERWGIVGPNGAGKSTLVECLLGRREPTAGAVKHGSGLKVGYFSQSRDDMDPELTVPRYIQRTVARIADEDEGPDRPRTLSEQESRDLAGAFLFSGDRQEAPLFEMSGGEKARAALAGLLACGRNVLVLDEPTNHLDIPSAERLEAMLSPATAKKRGAFEGTLIIVSHDRALVDAVCDNLLVFDGRGGVKVFLGNWSRWLESRAPAASSTRNGAAPKKPERSASTNARTPTTNGSARPKPGKSKYSWMSVDALEERIAELEGAVAGLDRTLDDPEIWKDAVRAAGINAERDGAKAELDALESEWLNRVG